Sequence from the Castanea sativa cultivar Marrone di Chiusa Pesio chromosome 12, ASM4071231v1 genome:
CTTCAAATTTAGCCTCTGTGTCTGTACATAGTAagacagaaaaaataaaagaatcaacaaccaaacaaaataaaaatataaaaaatataaaaaaaaagtataagatGCATGATTGATGCCACAATGGAAATATTAGAAAATCAAACATAAGGTCAAagataaagaacaaaaaacctTTGGTAGAATTAAGAGTAAAGGAAACAGCATGGCAGCAAATGTCTTCAGATAATCATCATCATGACCAAACTTTGAGTTGGCATTCTCCAGGCATAAAATAGCTACATCAGTAGCTAGACTATTTTTATCTGATGAACCTGCAAACAGAAACAGAACAACAAATGAGACATGTTTTATAACGGACTACacgacaaagaaagaaatttaattttgcaattttttttttattccctaGTCTACTAGAATATATCTAATGAGTTTTACTTATTTAGGTAGAGAATTCAATAAAATCTAAGATTGATAAATACTCCAAGAATTTCCATGAGAATCTTCTCTGACTGGACATCTAGTTTATAATTTCCTAATGACAATTATATAATAAGCCCATTCtgcctctttttttcttctttgtattagtaagttacacatgcaccaaGTAGGTCTTGAGCCCATAACTTTACCATCCAATCCATTATTATGGGAGGACGAAGTCagttgagctatagctcaacAGACCTATTCTGCATAGCATTTATGTATATCTTCAATTCGTAATTGCTCAGAAATTTTTCTTGATGGCATGCACACCACAGACTCAATTCTATAATTTGATGTATAATATGaacagaaaataaacaaaagcatgGGTTCATTAAGCCCCCAAACATGGCCTAATAGGGGACAAATTTCTTGGCCAGAAAAGCTACACTGCAATTTCCTTCTAAGCAGaataaaactataaaacaaGTTGATTCCCTATGCCTTTCTTGGGtagaaaagattttagtttCCTACCAAGTTTTATTGGTAGGAGATGAGGAAAAGTGGATtgatagaaattatattattagtaTGCCCTTATTTTAGTTTGAAATAATGAGGTAATAGGGGTAATAATTCCTTTTCAATCTCACATTTTCATTGCCATTTTCCTTTAAATTTGGGATTATAAGTTTTGGTGGGCTTGGGTGGAAGACATCCCCACCCATCATTTTCcatccacccaaccaaacaatggaaaactctcattttccttCCACAATTTTCATCCTCCCCTTtttccacccaaccaaacggaccatatgtgaaacaagaaactaCTCACTGGCTCCCTAAAACTCAAAGCTAAATTTATTGAATGGTACAGTCTTGATGTTAATACAGCCTTCTAATGCAGAATATAAGGccatttttaattcaaatattgACCAACAAACGACATTGGGTACAAGGGGGCAATATCCAAACTTGcacaattaggaaaaaaaaaaaaaagagtcagaACCACCCATTTAAACTAATGTGATTCCAGAAAACAATAGCTCATCATGGAAATTTCACGAACTATAGCACCCAGATATAAGCTGTGCCCCTTCTAGCCATATTTGATAAATGTAAGATGTCAATTGACTATGATGCaccaaaacataaaattatgATGCTATAGATCATCATATGCATCATGTGACTTTCATTTTAACATAATAAGAGTAGCATATTAGTGCAATGGCAGAAATAGTGAAGCATATAGAATAAAAAGATTCAGGGCAAAGCATTCTAATTACAGTGCAAAACACCATCACATTCATCATGTGGCTTTCATTTTTAACATAATAACAGAAGCATATTAGTGCAATGGCAGAAATAGTGAAGCatatagaataaaaatatttagggtCAAGCATTCACTATATCTTCATACTCACTTGACATTAGAATGCCAATGCATCTTTTAAGCACATATTGCAATTCTTTTAGAAGATCGGAAGAACTTATCATATCAGACAATTCATCTAGAGATAGAGTTGCCCGAACCACAGTTAGATCATCATCATGAAGCTGTCGTAATATGGCATCTTCAATAGTTACAAGACTCTAGTACacaataaggggaaaaaaagtatGAATAAGAACCGGATCTTCAATAGTTACAAGACTAGTCCACAAGAAAAGATTTAATTTGTCtttataagtaataaacttTATTAGAACATAATTGAGTCACAAGAGAATAGAAGAAAATTATGATTGAGAACCAAAGATTTTGAATCTGGAATTTTGttgtctaatatatatatataaaacacgtcattttcttgatattttaaAACCCTATAACAATGTAAATTAAACAAAAGGTTGACACAGTTATGTTTCTGGGTCAGAATATAATATGTGTATAGCACTAGATACTACCTGTGAATCAACAGCCTTAATTTTCAGAATGCCAGAGGAATTTAAACGGGACAGTGTAGCACATCGGACCACAGCCTATGCCATATGTTGACAAGATAAAAgtgtcaaacaaaaataaagcaaaagcaTTAGCAAACCCAGCCCCAAAAAAGGATGTCAAATAACTAATACCTTTGGATGATGCAATGCCGACCAAAATTTTGAATCCGATATACCCAGTGACATATCCAAATTTGTATCCAACACCTTCCCCAATATCTCATATGTTGACTCCCCTTTCACATCCTATTGAAAATGGCCAAAAGATTAGAGCTGGAACTAAAATCAGAGAGGGGGGGAGggtttgagaaagagagaaggtgGTCAATGGACCTCAAGGAACTTGCGAATTGCTGCACGTAGTTCAGATGGATAATGCTTATTCACAACCACCAAAATTCTCTTTGCCCAGCTTCCTGATTAAAAATTCAGAGTCGTGGTGAGAAATAAGAGCCAACTGCCTAAAGATACTTGCAGCAAATGACAAATATTCAGCGAAGTAGCTCTAAAatgactttctttttttaaacaaaaacaaagtgaCATATCTGAGGAAGTAATCACCAAACAAACATTCaataatatagaaaaaattatgaCAGAAGATCAAAAGGCAATCAAATACTTGAGTCTTTACAATATACACCAGTGCTGTAAaagaaaaacaccaaaaaaggTGGTATGATAATAGCATACCAGATTCAGATGATCCTAGGTCGCCAATTTTTTGTGACAATTTCAAGCAGGACAATAGCACCTTACTGACTACATGGAAAACTTCGTCTTTTACAGGAACTGTCTCTATTATTGATACCAAAGCAAGACGGCACAATTCATCAGAAGAACTGCAAACATATAATCATCATTTTCAAATACTGAgtaaaaaaagtgacaaatataaggataattggaaaaaaagaatCGGTTTCCCACCTGCAGTCAACCAGGACTTCGAAAAGCATATTTTGTTGCATCAATATTGAACTCCTTCGACAATCCGAAAAGAATCACAACCAAATCCCTACAAATTGGGGCAGGAAAGAATTTTAGAAAGCACaaatgaaaaatcaagaaaaatattaagcaCTTAATAAGCTCAAGGATGTTTATGGTAGTGAGGAATACCTTATATCCTTCAAAATATCCAAAGCCTTCATTGGaaacatatattaattttgCATCTGACAAAATTTATGCAAACTAAAGTGAGGAAAACCACgaacaaaaaattgatattcAGCAAATATACgactacttcaaaaaaaatttgtgtaatACTAAAAAATGACTCTCAAATAGACACAACAAAATTGGCGGTTGTCTCCAATAAAAGGCACATTCAGCTCCTATGTTGAAAAAGAACCCATTAGGACCATTGAAAAACAACCACTTGTCCCAAAAGATaaagattttagaaaattatgaatttaatcattaaaaATTACTCTAAATACTCCCCCCACACATGTGGGCACAGACTCCCCTTAAATAAGTAAAGACCAACATATaggatttttaactttttagataaaaaaagaTCCGAACTCAATAGTCATACCACTTGGTATAGgggtaataaaaaaaagggggaactACTTTGCTAAACACATATCAGAATTGCGGAAAAAACCTACAAAACATTTGAAGATTATCGCAACTTAGGTAGAAAGGGACGGAGCATAAGTACAAAGAAATTGACTGATACTTCTAAGTTTATGCAACTGGAATGTTAAATGACTATATAAAACATGAGAAGATTATCGCAACTTAATTAGAAAGGGACAGAGCATAACTACAGAAAAATTGACTGATGCTTCCAGGTTCATGCAACTGGAATGCTAACTGATTATACAAACAGTGGTACCTGAACAAGGTTAATTAAAGCCAAAAGTGACAACCGAAACCATTGCAAATCAGTTGATTCTTTTGCGTCCTCTCGAGCAAGCTCAGAAATTGACCGAATCAAACTCTTCACAAGTTTAGGGGACAATGCAACTTTATTTGCAAGTAAACCAACAATCATCAAAGCACCCGCCTACATATGAAAGAGAactttgaactaaaaataatgCACACTTCCAAAACAACAATAAGAGTCTGGACCTCTTCACTAATGAAGATTGTTTTGATTCAATTTTTAACCATTAAATTAATATTGCTTACCATCTTCTTCACCCGCATCAATGTCATTTTGGCCCCCTAGGTACACTTGATCAATCACCTAGTTCCAATAATGTATGTTAAAACCATGgtggaaaacaaaaataatagcaTGCAGTACACAACAGTAGATTGAAATGTGAAAAGAATACCACTGGGAAGAAAGTGTGTTGTTTGACATTAAGCATTGAGTTACCTTTTTTGAATCTTACGTCGTCTCGTATAATGAGGAGGAGGTCTTGCATGTCCTTCGTCAAATGCCTCGGGCCCAGCGTTGTGTCCATGTTTGTGCCCCCCTGTCCCACAAGAAGGTGCTTTTGATATGCGTATCGGCCGACCTTCTCTCACTGCAGGTAACCCAACAGTCTGCTTAGCCGGAACATGGGGTGGGTCGATGGCTGAAGAAGGGCCAGTAGGGGTACTATGGGAGGGTAGCTCTTGCTGCATGTCAGGTGGGGTTGGATCAATACCCGGGTCAAAGGATGGAATAGGTGACAACTGAGGAAATGACTGTGGGGTGGGTGGACGAATGTCGGACCCAGGACAAGGATGTGGGGTGGGTGGAGGGATGGTGGGGCAAGGAGATGGAtgtggggtgggtgaagggatggTGGGGCTAGTGGATGGATGTGGGGTGGATGAAGGGATggtggggctaggggatggatgtgggatggtggggctaggggatggatgtgggaTGGATGAAGGAATAgtggggctaggggatggatgtgggTGGATGGAGAGGGATCAGGGGTAGGGACAACCCTCGGGGTAGCAACAGGTCGACAAGGGCGACATCTGGCCGGAGCTGTGCTCGTGCTTGGGCCTTCAGTAGTACTTGGGCCCGTAGGGGTAGCTGCCTCCTCATTCAAGGCCTCAGGGATAGGAGGTTGTACACGTTCAATCGCATGCACGGCCGTCAGCACCTCAGTAATGTCCTTGTGGTCCTCCGTGCCCACTGGGTGACGCCTCAACAAACGGACATATCCTTCAATCTACACATGGAAAACCACACATTAGTAATGCAATACGAAATCAACAATGCCAATCGATAATAAATACAATGTTGGTTCTGAATTTGATTCCAAGCAACCATTATTGCAAATTATAAGGAGACTAAGTGCTAAGTAGAAAATATAGTAACGTATATCATGTTCTCTAAACAGTGGTTTCATGGTAGGAAGTACAGTAAGATGTAAAAGACATTGAGAAGTTACCAGCACAGTCACTATAGCACCGGGCCTATCGATGAACCTCCGAGTTACCCTTTTGAACCAGTCGTGGTACTTGTGCTGTGGAGGCATATCACCAAGTACTACTTCACAACGCCGTTGAAGGCGATTACCCCACTCATCGATATGCACAGCATGTTTTCTCGTCCAATCAACACCGACCTTCCCCCTCAAATCAATGTCATGAAGCACTGTGTCAGTGTCAACATCGCGGGAAATTTCTTGGATCATCCCAAATTGACGAACGACACGATCCGGTGTATGTTTTTCTACTAGGTGGAAACATACAAGCGGCACCGTTGCCGTCCACACAGCCCTCCCTGCAACGCACCACGGCGGAAAGTCCTCTAACTCAGCTTCATATGGCTGCCACACCACCTACAACAGCCACAAAACAAGTACACAACACATTAGACAACAATGTTTATAATTCAAAGCTCACCAAACCTATATCTTGTTcctaaacatgtaaaacaatgcATTTTCATACCTGGGCTGGCAACATTGAAGCTATTTGCTCGCGATACCTGTCCCTGAAGATGTGGGCGGgcctatttttcttgtttggaaCCCATAACCACCTACAATCAAGAACAATGGAtcaatatctacaactttcctACTAAGATAATTCCAATGTTAAAACTATAATGTAATCACATATAAATACTGAGATGTACGTTATAgatatttacttaattaataatatcaCTAGAATAAGAAACAGTCCGTATAAAAAACAAAGCACGTTCAAGCCACATGACAGTCATTGTATTAGAGTATATTAACCTAATCATATATATTGAACCTcagtttaaaaatttgttatgttcacataaaaaattgctagaagcctttaaaataaataaataaaattaagttacATGATTGTGGGCTTAGGTAATGATCACATAATGTATATGACGTGCATGAGGTAGAAACTTACTTTAAGGACAGTGGACCACGCACTAGAGGACCATAAGCACCCATTGGCGGGCCATGCTCAACTGCTGGACACAAATAGGGGAACCtagcccatgcccaatactggaccaatAGTAAGCACCCACCAATCTGACTGGTGTCCTCGCTTGCCCTGCATAGCTCTCggtacaaccatgcaaggcaagcactTCCCCAACTGTACCTTCGTGGGTTGCGAAGGTCTTCCAACTGCTGCACCCACATTAGATGCACCTTATCGCCGGATTTTTCcatgaaaattgtgtcccccagtagcgctaggatgtagcatcgtGCGTACTTATGCAGCTGATCCTCTTCAACATTAGGCGGCAAAGGATTAGCAACTTGCTCCAAAAGCCGGTTGATGAGAATCCTCTGACCAGTAAGTTGCTTATGGTTGCCTTCATTTCTAGGTTGAAAGCCAAGGAAGTCCCGGCACACATCCACCCACGTTTTCTGCGTGCTCCCTGTTATAGCGTCACCATCAACAGGAAGCCCGAGAAGAACCTCCACATCCTGCAATGTGATGGTGACCTCACCATGTGGCATGTGGAATGTGTGAGTCTCGAGCCGCCATCGCTCCACTAAGGCCGTTATCAGGCCATGGTCAATCTCTCTACCCGGGACCCAAAggagtccctccaaaccaaCTGCCTTGATGATGTTCTTGAGTCGGTCGTCAACCATTGGCTCTCGATTGGAGAACTTTGAACTACGGCTACGGCAGGTAATGGACCCTGGATCCTGCACAGAACAGAACCATGGATTAATATATGACAGCAAATGCATGTACATTGTATGaattaaatgcatgtacatTAGTTAAATCTTTAGTGTTGTGTTTTACCTGCCCATTCCAAATAGCTTCGGATCGATGCTTCAACTGCTGTGACAACACCGACGTGTCAATGGGTCCAGGCTGTGTATAGTCAATCTGCCCAGCATTTGTAGCAGCCATACTACAgaagaaagtaaaagaaagtcaataattgaaatagaatcaaataaaatatcccAACACAGTAAATGCAGGCAATGCAAGAACttagcaaataaaataaaaaatataacactACGGATATATTACATTAAcaagaaaagataaattaaaaaagttataaatataaagataaaggCATATCAACAAATAACAAAGATCGCCTCTGCCCCCAATTTCAGTTTTCTTCCTTGATAAGTATTTTATCCTACTTTTCCATTCAACAATAATTTAATGAACCAGGTTTGTAACCAACAGCTTAAAACTAAATTAGTCTGCATATCGTCTCAAGGGCAATTGTATagttaaagcaaaaaaaatgtgttaaagTAATTTCATGTGTGAAACGTGAACCCTTGTGCTCTGATAGTAATATAAATTGCTCAAGATATAGCATTTCCCTATCTGAAAGTTCAAACACGAATCCTACCAAAGAGACAGGTAAGATGActgaaaacaaaaatggaagcagaagaaaaaaagaaagaaagaaatacttCAAGAGAAACCAGCAACTAATTCAAGCTCTTAACTTTTATGTTAGTGCAATCCTTTCAATTGGTTAGTTGCAAACAATGTTTACTTGTCCCCTAGTCACTATTGGACACCATCGCATGGAAAATACAATGGACCATTCATAAAAgcatttgtttcttttgtaaGTAAAACAGATGATTAAAGAATCATAAAAGCATTTGTTCTCCATATTCTTACAGAAAAAGATGACCTCATCACCCTTTGTTTGGTTCAAGATATCATCATACTTCAGAAGAAGATTATCTCATCACACTTCAAGAAAGTTTCACCCTAACAAATAAATCCCAGAGAACTTGAAAGCTTATAGATGAAAAAGAGGATTAACAATGTAATCTCATCTAACATAAAACCACCGAAACACCGTAGAACGAACAACAGCAATATGAACTTAGCACGGAACAAGCTGAATATGATAGGTACTATATCTGTATGATGTCTCAAATTCTAACAAAAGTTCTCTAAGATACACTCATATTTGTCATAACACAAGAAGAGTAACTAAAAGGAAATTAAGTAGTCAACTCTCATAATAACCGTAAAATTGATAATGGCAGTCAATACACATGATAAAATTATAGAATGGGCCTCTATCCAGTACAAGAATGTCAGCAAAGTACCAGcatagcaaaaaaacaccctgaagtaaaatagaaaaaaactttgatttttcccactgtttctcggcaaccaaataGCGACTGAAGACAAAGCCACTCACCTTTCCTTTTAGTTTTGAGAGACGCGGTCTGAATCGAATGTCGTGGCTTTGTGAAATCTTTTGGCGAAGCGAAGGCGATCAATGTGGAGCTTCAGAGTGGAGACTGTGAGAGAACAGTGAAAGAGGAGAGGCTGCGCGAGGGAGAGAGGAGAGGCTGAGGTTCAGTGTGAGAGAGAGGGTGGGTGAGAGGGAGGAGTCTGCTCTTTGTCTcggtgagtgagagtggagaatgtTTACAGGTGAGAGGCGTTAAATTCGAATAAACCCCAAAttgaaatcgagtcttagagactcggttTCTGTTTTCCACGTGGACAACGTGGACCAACCACATCAGACCCAGATGGCCACGTCacataaatcgagtctttaagactcgatttccaggtggaggCCACATGGGCAAAACGCCACATCATTCTGGACAAACCGAGTCTCAGAGGCTCGATTTATAGCCCAAAATCGAGCCTCtgagactcgagatgctagtaaatgATATAGTTTAGAAACCGGGcctgctaactatatagttgAAACTGAGAGTTAATTTGCTATTTTCGCCGCTAATTCATGTAGGATGAATAGGCCTTGTTAATCTAATCTGCTAATTCTTAAGTAATGGATCTGATCTGACCAACATTATAAATATACTCATGTCCTATTCCAACAATTATTTCTTTTGGGCAGAACTTGATGCTTTGGAAGCAGACATGAGAACTGAAGCTGATGGGGTGCCCTCTTATCTCCAACGCGATACAGAATCTGATTTGGATTCGGAACTCAACTTGCCATCAGCGCCCACGGGACAAGCAGTTGTACCAGCTGGCTGATCCAATGCCCAGGTAAATTCCATTGATTTTTTGCAGAAATGCAGGATATTAGAGTTTTTTGTtgaattgaagaaaattgtgagaaaGGAACCCTTGAATTTCATGAGAAAGTTTTGCTAATTAACCCTCCTTTTGGATCCTCCACAAATATCCGACTTCTTGATTTCTGACTACAAAAAAGCTGTTTAGCACTGTTGCTTAGTTGTTTGATAACTCAACTTAAATGTGATTCTGGTGAATCACTTATCAAAACTGACTACAAAAAGGTAAAATAGTAGTAGTCCATTTTTTTGACATGTTACGaaaagttattttctttttaacgatGAAAATCTCACCTTTTTCACTCTCTGTCTGCTACTGACTGACTTACTGGCCATACACTCACCGTGTTCATCAGTCTCTGCCCCTTTTGGACCAATGTCCACTGTCAGCACTGCCTACAAACACCACATATTGCCTCCATTGCCACCATCAATCAATGACAACACCCTGACCAACCCACCACCGACAACCCCAATAGCTACTTCAAATCAACCAACAAATTTTTATCCATAAATTACCCCAAGGTTGTGAATAACTTCCCCAATGGCCAGCAATGTTAGTGATTAACCAATATCTACTTACACTGGCATAGATATTGTATTTTgtattgtgggaaaaaaaaaaaaaaaactattataacaAATGCAACTTCAATCAAACAACTTTTCAGATTCTGACAATTACTGTTTTCAGCACTACACCAAACATTACTTCTCACCTTAACAACTGTTAAGAaaaacattaaattatttattgcaCTTCTCAGCACTTCTTTATTGCTTCTACATAAAAGTTTTGAATGAAACTGAAGTCTGTGGTGTACCTTGGGAACTACTATCATGAGGATATTCAATTATGTAGATTGTAAATTTTCTGCAGttcattcttttattattttggacTAGCTATGGCATTCCCAAGTGATTATGTAGTCTTCTTTATACTTGTGTCTTCTGTCCCTCACCCCGACACCCCCCAAATGGATCCAAAAATAAGTTTCAGTAGCCTGTGGGTCTATAATTTTAATAACAACTAAATTTGCTTATTGTAGATCTTCGGGATGATGAGCAGTTCTTTATAGACCACCCTGGTGCAGTGCCCATCACCACAGCTCAGGTATATGCTTATATTTTCAGTGCTTGTGACTACAATTTTTGAGTCGCCATTTACCGTGTATCTTTCTTGTGTTACTGTTTGTATTTGGTGCTCATGATCATGGCATCAACTTATCTGGTATacatcttttccttttcttttttaattacacTTCTTGAAGGGGGAGGTTTTGGGTCTAAGGCTTAGTTGTTGTTTTTGAAGGGGGAGGAACTGAGAAAGCTGATTGGCGCTCCAATTTACATTGAATGTAGTTCAAAAACACAGCAGGTATGTAATTCTTAGTCACATCATTTTAAATCTCTGGGGGGACATATGCTGCAGCCTCATTGTTAACAGGTTTTGTATTCTGGTAAATACAGAATGTCAAATCTGTTTTTGATGCGGCCATTTAGGTGGTTCTCCAGCCACGAaggcagaagaagaaaaagaagagaaagggacAAAGGGGCTGCTCTATATTGTGATTGTGAGAAGGATAACTACTGGAGGATATCATCACAAATGGCATTAGTCTCTCACAGTCACCATATATCTTACAATATAGCACCTTGAGGAAGAAGCAAGCCGGGGTTTAGTCTCAACTGATAGAAGTAGGGAGCTCTTTTTTAAGCATCAAGTTGTCTGTTTCAGTTTCTTAGCCGTGTGCTgatttgtatatttataattcaattgtcTTGGTGAAAGTGCACTCTT
This genomic interval carries:
- the LOC142620816 gene encoding uncharacterized protein At3g06530-like, whose product is MKALDILKDIRSSILMQQNMLFEVLVDCSSSDELCRLALVSIIETVPVKDEVFHVVSKVLLSCLKLSQKIGDLGSSESGSWAKRILVVVNKHYPSELRAAIRKFLEDVKGESTYEILGKVLDTNLDMSLGISDSKFWSALHHPKAVVRCATLSRLNSSGILKIKAVDSQSLVTIEDAILRQLHDDDLTVVRATLSLDELSDMISSSDLLKELQYVLKRCIGILMSSSSDKNSLATDVAILCLENANSKFGHDDDYLKTFAAMLFPLLLILPKTQRLNLKALQLAKEVKWPLYQNLAVAPSAEMKLQSGTLSSINMKTVTSLAEAFLMHPEEHMAWLNKINNDFQLLKTHLLFMLMQSFIMMKNGQ